The proteins below are encoded in one region of Tepidisphaeraceae bacterium:
- a CDS encoding FHA domain-containing protein, with the protein MQVVLIMFRSDGERRSFSVVRDITVLGRREDCDLRIPLSDISRKHCRIIRSQDSVRIEDLGSSNGTLCNGERITSVELQAGDTLTVGPVTFVVQIDGLPAEEEMVAGPAEPAFTPQDTAAAAAAVGVGMMQEVDPATEEEPVALDDDDYEEDLGAAPLIAAADDGDDEEFVQDLEPVAEAGEATSETLEELEPVEELEPVEELEPVDELEPVADLEPVAEEDELTPMDDLAHADEIAPEPAPTAPKARAVAPAAPKAKAAPTPPPAPVAPPAAAAGPADDLVSPLEGELQSSDQFEAISEQSAFDIVMDDASHSSASGEIEIDWNAESKS; encoded by the coding sequence ATGCAGGTCGTTCTGATCATGTTCCGCTCCGATGGTGAACGGCGCAGCTTCTCCGTCGTCCGCGACATCACGGTGCTTGGGCGCCGCGAGGACTGCGACCTGCGCATTCCGCTGAGCGACATCTCGCGCAAGCATTGCCGCATCATCCGCAGCCAGGACAGCGTGCGAATTGAGGATCTGGGCAGCTCGAACGGCACGCTGTGCAACGGCGAGCGCATCACATCGGTGGAACTGCAGGCGGGCGATACCCTTACCGTGGGGCCAGTGACGTTCGTGGTGCAGATCGACGGTCTGCCGGCCGAGGAAGAAATGGTGGCCGGCCCCGCCGAGCCCGCCTTCACCCCCCAAGACACCGCCGCCGCGGCTGCCGCGGTGGGTGTGGGAATGATGCAGGAGGTAGATCCTGCGACCGAGGAAGAACCCGTTGCGCTGGATGACGACGACTACGAGGAAGACCTCGGCGCCGCGCCGCTCATTGCCGCCGCCGATGATGGTGACGACGAAGAGTTCGTGCAGGACCTGGAACCCGTAGCCGAAGCCGGTGAAGCCACAAGTGAAACGCTGGAAGAGCTGGAACCGGTTGAGGAGCTGGAGCCAGTGGAAGAACTGGAACCGGTCGATGAGTTGGAACCGGTTGCTGACCTCGAGCCCGTTGCCGAGGAAGATGAACTGACGCCGATGGACGACCTGGCGCACGCCGATGAAATCGCGCCTGAACCCGCGCCCACCGCCCCGAAAGCCCGCGCCGTAGCGCCAGCAGCGCCCAAGGCAAAGGCCGCCCCCACGCCACCCCCGGCGCCGGTAGCGCCACCGGCGGCCGCGGCAGGACCTGCGGACGATCTGGTGTCGCCGTTGGAAGGGGAACTGCAGTCGTCAGACCAGTTCGAAGCCATCAGCGAGCAGAGCGCGTTCGACATCGTCATGGACGATGCTTCACATAGTTCCGCGTCCGGCGAGATTGAAATCGACTGGAACGCCGAGAGCAAGTCCTAG
- a CDS encoding GspE/PulE family protein: MFGRRTTTSASPLLDRDTDAQLDGTAVEPLWQPEARQARKSVEQLLLDQKVITEEQLTQARGVQAQSPTKSIAQILLTMNAASESQVLAATAETMGLAFEALNRETIDADAFALLPPDYCRKQGVLAIRFEDDRKTLVMGVSDPANVFLLDELKHKTKKSIRSVVVTLADINRIIEQITTNATDLKVDEIIKDMSEDDVQLVKEDKDDVTDLEKAGSESPVIRFVNYLIFDAIKQGASDIHIEPKEKALKIRYRIDGVLFEAMNPPHSMAAAVCSRLKIMANLDISERRLPQDGRIRAVVHGRKVDLRMSTLPTVVGEKVVMRILDNKSINVSLDDLGFGENALTIWKNAIDQPHGIVLVTGPTGSGKTTTLYSSLRQMDANKLNISTVEDPVEYHLSSVNQTQMHEKIGMTFAKALRALLRQDPDVVMLGEIRDAETATIAVQAALTGHLVLSTLHTNDAPSSVTRLINIGVEPYLISAAVNAILAQRLVRKICQHCKQEHVLSDETREFLTMQGFGDGVVYKGAGCDRCRKTGYAGRLGIYELLVMDDGLRDLVTANPDVNQLRKLCRERGLVTLRQDGFEKVMKGQTTVDEILRVTENA, translated from the coding sequence ATGTTCGGACGACGCACGACAACCTCCGCTAGCCCACTGCTGGACCGGGACACCGACGCCCAGCTCGACGGAACCGCCGTCGAGCCGCTCTGGCAGCCCGAGGCGCGGCAGGCGCGGAAATCGGTCGAGCAGTTGCTGTTGGATCAGAAGGTCATCACAGAGGAACAGCTCACGCAGGCCCGCGGCGTGCAGGCGCAGTCGCCCACGAAAAGCATCGCGCAGATCCTGCTGACGATGAACGCCGCCAGCGAGAGCCAGGTGCTCGCGGCCACCGCCGAGACGATGGGGTTGGCATTTGAGGCGCTCAACCGCGAGACGATCGACGCCGACGCCTTTGCCCTGTTGCCGCCCGACTACTGCCGCAAACAGGGCGTGCTTGCGATCCGCTTCGAGGACGACCGCAAGACACTCGTGATGGGCGTGTCCGACCCGGCCAACGTCTTCCTGCTGGACGAGCTGAAGCACAAGACGAAGAAGTCGATCCGCAGCGTCGTCGTCACGCTGGCCGACATCAACCGCATCATCGAGCAGATCACGACGAACGCGACCGATCTGAAGGTCGACGAGATCATCAAGGACATGAGCGAGGACGACGTCCAGCTCGTGAAGGAAGACAAGGACGACGTCACCGACCTGGAAAAGGCCGGCAGCGAGTCGCCGGTCATCCGCTTCGTCAACTACCTGATCTTCGACGCGATCAAGCAGGGCGCCAGCGATATTCACATCGAGCCGAAGGAAAAGGCCCTCAAGATCCGCTATCGCATCGACGGCGTGCTATTCGAGGCCATGAACCCGCCCCACTCGATGGCGGCCGCGGTCTGCAGCCGTCTGAAGATCATGGCGAACCTCGACATCTCCGAGCGCCGCCTGCCGCAGGACGGCCGCATTCGCGCTGTGGTGCATGGCCGTAAGGTCGACCTTCGCATGAGCACCCTCCCCACCGTGGTGGGCGAGAAGGTCGTCATGCGTATCCTGGACAACAAGTCGATCAACGTCTCGCTGGACGACCTCGGCTTCGGCGAGAACGCGCTGACGATCTGGAAGAACGCGATCGACCAGCCGCACGGCATCGTGCTCGTCACCGGCCCCACCGGCTCGGGTAAGACGACCACGCTCTACTCCAGCCTGCGGCAGATGGACGCCAACAAGCTGAACATCAGCACGGTCGAAGACCCGGTCGAATACCACCTGAGCAGCGTCAACCAGACGCAGATGCACGAGAAGATCGGCATGACGTTCGCCAAGGCCCTACGCGCGCTGCTGCGCCAGGACCCCGACGTGGTGATGCTGGGTGAAATCCGCGACGCCGAGACCGCGACGATCGCGGTGCAGGCGGCGCTGACCGGCCACCTGGTGCTGTCGACGCTGCACACGAACGACGCGCCCTCGTCGGTCACGCGTCTGATCAACATCGGCGTCGAACCGTACCTGATCAGCGCTGCCGTCAACGCGATCCTGGCACAACGGCTGGTGCGCAAGATCTGCCAGCATTGCAAACAGGAACACGTCCTATCGGACGAGACGCGCGAATTCCTGACGATGCAGGGCTTCGGCGACGGCGTGGTCTACAAGGGCGCCGGCTGCGACCGCTGCCGCAAGACCGGTTACGCCGGCCGCCTTGGCATTTACGAGCTATTGGTGATGGACGACGGCCTGCGTGACCTGGTTACGGCCAACCCCGACGTGAACCAGTTGCGCAAGCTCTGCCGCGAGCGCGGACTCGTCACGCTGCGGCAGGACGGCTTTGAGAAGGTCATGAAGGGCCAGACAACGGTCGATGAGATCCTACGAGTGACCGAGAACGCATAG
- the murD gene encoding UDP-N-acetylmuramoyl-L-alanine--D-glutamate ligase, which translates to MELKGQHVTVAGLGRFGGGISVAKWLVEQGANVLVTDQASAAELIDSIEQLDGLPIELRLGNQRVEDFTQTDLVVANPAIPIGSPFLQAAREANVPITTEIRLFVERCPAPIVGVTGTKGKSTTTALLGRMLATKYKTWVGGNIGGSLLSDLPQIEPTHRVVLELSSYMLEHLKAMRWSPHVALVTMVAADHLAWHGSVEAYQDAKRNIVRFQNADDIAVLNGGDAGARSFAKDAGGRVAFYPLPNSKPFELALPGAHNQLNAQGAFAAANVLGVSWDDAQHAAADFPGLPHRLQLVHEADGVRFYNDSIATIPEAAVAALDSFPTGHVLQIVGGYDSQAPLTAMCNALTERAKAVLCIGAVGPQIAAILAESVSQTAAAVYECGDLATAIRIAKQNAAAGDIVLLSTGCKSYDQFTNFEDRGEQFAELARQD; encoded by the coding sequence ATGGAACTCAAGGGACAACACGTCACCGTCGCCGGCCTCGGTCGATTTGGTGGTGGCATTTCCGTTGCGAAATGGCTGGTAGAACAGGGCGCAAACGTCCTCGTGACCGATCAAGCCTCGGCGGCGGAACTGATCGACTCGATCGAGCAGCTCGACGGCCTGCCGATCGAGCTTCGGCTGGGAAACCAGCGCGTCGAGGACTTCACCCAGACCGATCTCGTCGTCGCCAACCCGGCCATCCCGATCGGCAGCCCGTTCCTGCAGGCGGCGCGCGAGGCGAATGTGCCGATCACCACCGAGATCCGCCTGTTCGTCGAACGCTGCCCGGCACCGATCGTCGGCGTGACGGGCACGAAGGGGAAATCGACGACCACAGCGCTGCTCGGGCGAATGCTCGCGACGAAATACAAGACGTGGGTGGGTGGGAACATCGGCGGGTCGCTTCTGTCGGACCTGCCGCAGATCGAGCCGACGCATCGGGTGGTCCTGGAGCTGTCGAGCTATATGCTCGAGCATCTGAAGGCGATGCGGTGGTCGCCGCACGTGGCGCTGGTGACGATGGTGGCGGCCGACCATCTGGCGTGGCACGGGTCGGTGGAGGCGTACCAGGACGCCAAGCGCAACATCGTGCGGTTCCAGAACGCCGACGACATCGCGGTGTTGAACGGCGGTGACGCCGGCGCGAGATCCTTCGCGAAGGACGCCGGCGGGCGCGTGGCGTTTTACCCGCTGCCCAACAGCAAGCCGTTCGAGCTGGCGCTGCCGGGCGCGCACAATCAGTTGAACGCCCAAGGCGCGTTCGCAGCGGCCAATGTGCTAGGCGTATCGTGGGACGACGCCCAACATGCCGCGGCCGATTTTCCCGGGCTGCCGCATCGCCTGCAACTCGTGCACGAGGCGGACGGCGTGCGATTCTACAACGACTCGATCGCGACGATTCCCGAGGCCGCCGTCGCGGCGCTCGATTCGTTTCCGACGGGTCACGTGCTTCAAATTGTCGGTGGCTACGACTCGCAGGCGCCGCTAACTGCGATGTGCAATGCGCTGACGGAACGGGCCAAGGCGGTGCTGTGCATCGGCGCGGTGGGACCGCAGATAGCGGCGATTTTGGCTGAATCCGTCTCGCAAACCGCCGCCGCCGTCTACGAGTGCGGCGACCTCGCGACGGCAATTAGGATCGCAAAGCAGAACGCGGCGGCAGGTGATATTGTTTTGCTGAGCACGGGCTGCAAGAGCTACGACCAATTCACTAACTTTGAGGACCGCGGGGAACAATTTGCAGAACTGGCGCGACAGGATTGA
- a CDS encoding PilN domain-containing protein → MTSPNQLSFLPEDYLERKARRRANVVCAALFVVVVGAIGSAFTLSDARLREIEVRRDKVDAEYTQAAKRIKEVQSMKDKQQRMARQAELTDSLLERVPRSYLLAEITNAMPSGISLLDLALDSKAKAAPVVVKTQFEEKRAKAKAAKVAKGEAAAPPPPAPKQYDVFLRVTGIADNDVQVAQFISRLNGSDLLKDVNLVISDEFQKVRNSTGEKTGDKMRRFQIEMSLRPDAEVMSTTDKTRTAAVELSN, encoded by the coding sequence ATGACGTCACCCAACCAACTCAGCTTCCTGCCAGAGGACTACCTGGAGCGCAAGGCGCGCCGGCGGGCCAACGTGGTTTGCGCCGCATTGTTCGTGGTGGTCGTCGGGGCAATCGGCTCGGCGTTCACGCTGTCGGACGCGCGCTTGCGCGAGATCGAGGTGCGCCGCGACAAGGTAGATGCCGAGTATACGCAGGCCGCTAAGCGCATCAAAGAAGTGCAGAGCATGAAGGACAAGCAGCAGCGGATGGCCCGCCAGGCGGAGCTGACCGACTCGCTGCTGGAACGCGTGCCGCGCAGCTACCTGCTGGCCGAGATCACCAACGCCATGCCGAGCGGTATCTCGCTGTTGGACCTGGCGCTGGATTCGAAGGCAAAGGCAGCGCCGGTGGTCGTCAAAACACAGTTTGAGGAGAAGCGTGCCAAGGCGAAGGCCGCGAAGGTGGCCAAGGGAGAGGCGGCCGCGCCGCCCCCGCCGGCACCCAAGCAATACGACGTGTTCCTGCGCGTCACCGGCATCGCCGACAACGATGTGCAGGTCGCGCAGTTCATCAGCCGTTTAAACGGATCGGACCTGCTGAAGGACGTGAACCTCGTCATCAGCGACGAGTTCCAGAAGGTGCGCAACAGCACCGGTGAGAAGACCGGCGACAAGATGCGCCGGTTCCAGATCGAAATGTCCCTTCGGCCGGATGCCGAAGTGATGTCAACCACGGACAAGACCCGCACGGCCGCGGTGGAACTGTCGAACTAG
- a CDS encoding type IV pilus twitching motility protein PilT, producing MSMLNDILRAAVSSKASDIHFNVGAPPIFRINTVMTHSDFPIVTQEGVTRMAKEMMNEKRWADFEEHRDSDFSYEIAGVSRFRVNAHYQRNTVALSIRTINDKVRPIEQLFLPEIVNKLTYLPRGLILVTGPTGSGKSTTLAGMVDSINRREPGHILTLEDPIEYAFISAKSAIEQREVGSDVPNFASGLRHSLRQDPDVILVGEMRDLETTSSAITAAETGHLVFSTLHTINAPQTIERIIDIYPSDEQNQIRSMLANTLQAVISQTLFRRHDQPGMIPAVEIMLCTPAVRNCIRENRIFEIPNVIETSRALGMQTLDSSIKQLYVNGYISREDAVAQAAHPEKLERALVA from the coding sequence ATGAGCATGCTAAACGACATCCTCCGCGCGGCCGTGAGTTCGAAGGCCTCGGATATTCACTTCAACGTTGGCGCGCCGCCGATCTTCCGCATCAACACGGTGATGACGCACAGCGACTTCCCCATCGTCACCCAGGAAGGCGTGACGCGCATGGCAAAGGAGATGATGAACGAGAAGCGCTGGGCCGACTTTGAGGAACACCGCGACAGCGACTTCTCGTACGAGATCGCCGGCGTCAGCCGGTTTCGCGTGAACGCGCACTACCAGCGCAACACGGTCGCGCTCTCCATCCGTACGATCAACGACAAGGTGCGCCCGATCGAGCAGCTGTTCCTGCCCGAGATCGTCAACAAGCTGACCTACCTGCCCCGCGGGCTGATCCTGGTGACTGGACCTACCGGCTCGGGCAAGAGCACCACGCTGGCAGGCATGGTCGACTCGATCAACCGCCGGGAACCGGGGCACATCCTGACGCTTGAGGACCCGATCGAATACGCGTTCATCAGCGCAAAGAGCGCGATCGAACAGCGCGAGGTGGGCAGCGACGTGCCGAACTTCGCCAGCGGTCTACGGCACAGCTTGCGTCAGGACCCGGACGTGATCCTGGTGGGTGAAATGCGTGACCTGGAGACCACCAGCAGCGCCATCACTGCGGCCGAAACCGGTCACTTGGTCTTCAGCACGTTGCACACGATCAACGCGCCGCAGACGATCGAACGAATTATCGATATCTATCCTAGCGATGAGCAGAACCAGATCCGCTCGATGCTGGCCAACACGCTGCAGGCCGTCATCAGCCAGACGCTGTTCCGACGCCATGACCAGCCGGGCATGATCCCGGCCGTCGAAATCATGCTATGCACGCCCGCGGTGCGTAACTGCATTCGCGAGAACCGCATTTTCGAAATTCCGAACGTGATCGAGACCAGCCGTGCGCTGGGCATGCAGACGCTCGACAGCAGCATCAAGCAGCTGTACGTGAACGGCTACATCAGCCGCGAGGACGCGGTCGCCCAGGCCGCCCATCCCGAGAAGCTGGAACGAGCGCTGGTGGCCTGA
- the hemW gene encoding radical SAM family heme chaperone HemW: MSTLTPLTIHRSQVQPLDLASLPAEPVDGLYVHVPFCFHKCHYCDFYSITHQTEDRMDRFVDRLLTEAKFWVDRYPITVAPRTIFFGGGTPTLLPLPQMARLLSGLSRVFDLTGIDEWTVEANPATVTNDYCHMMRDHGVNRLSFGAQSFNPAELATLERHHDPTDVERSVAIATAAGFKRLNVDLIYAVPGQSLASWATSLDAAIALGTSHISAYALTYEPNTPMAVKKRLGTIVAAEESLEIDMMRHARSRLTQAGLAAYEISNYAAHGQECRHNLMYWTGGNYVSLGPSASAHTGGVRWKNRPHLGEWESAIDAGHLPATDVERLSPETRAGELAMLMLRLSGGINFDVYTTRTGRDARRQFHDIVARFAPVGLLEQTDNTIRLTPAGLSVADALASEFLQASNTV, from the coding sequence ATGTCGACGCTGACCCCGCTTACGATCCACCGCAGCCAAGTCCAGCCGCTGGACTTGGCCTCCCTGCCCGCCGAGCCGGTGGACGGGCTGTACGTGCACGTGCCGTTCTGCTTCCACAAGTGCCATTACTGCGACTTCTACAGCATTACCCACCAAACCGAAGACCGGATGGACCGGTTCGTCGATCGACTGTTAACCGAGGCTAAGTTCTGGGTCGACCGTTACCCCATAACTGTCGCCCCGCGGACGATCTTCTTTGGCGGTGGCACCCCAACCCTGCTCCCCCTGCCGCAAATGGCCCGGCTGCTGAGCGGCCTGAGCCGTGTCTTCGACTTGACCGGTATCGACGAATGGACCGTCGAGGCGAACCCCGCCACCGTAACGAACGACTACTGCCACATGATGCGCGACCACGGCGTGAACCGCCTCAGCTTCGGTGCCCAGTCGTTCAACCCGGCCGAACTGGCGACCTTGGAGCGCCACCACGATCCCACCGACGTCGAGCGAAGCGTCGCGATCGCCACCGCGGCCGGATTCAAGCGATTGAATGTCGACCTCATCTACGCGGTGCCGGGCCAGTCGCTGGCTAGCTGGGCAACGTCGCTCGATGCAGCCATCGCGCTTGGCACGTCCCACATTTCCGCTTACGCCCTGACGTACGAGCCGAACACCCCCATGGCGGTGAAGAAGCGACTCGGCACGATCGTGGCGGCCGAGGAAAGCTTAGAGATCGACATGATGCGTCACGCGCGGTCTCGCCTGACGCAGGCCGGGCTGGCGGCGTACGAGATCAGCAACTACGCCGCCCACGGCCAGGAATGCCGGCACAACTTGATGTACTGGACGGGCGGCAACTACGTGTCGTTGGGTCCATCGGCGTCGGCCCACACGGGTGGCGTGCGCTGGAAGAACCGCCCGCACCTTGGCGAGTGGGAGTCGGCCATCGATGCGGGCCATCTGCCCGCGACCGACGTTGAACGCCTCTCCCCCGAAACCCGGGCGGGGGAACTGGCGATGCTCATGCTGCGGCTCAGCGGCGGCATCAACTTTGACGTCTACACCACGCGCACCGGTCGCGACGCCCGGCGGCAGTTTCACGATATTGTCGCTCGGTTTGCTCCAGTGGGTCTCCTGGAACAGACCGATAACACGATCCGCCTTACGCCTGCAGGCCTGAGCGTGGCGGATGCGCTGGCATCCGAGTTCCTGCAAGCGTCTAACACTGTTTAA
- the pilM gene encoding pilus assembly protein PilM, producing MLNFVNNWFAAKANPIGVDFGTDAIRLAQVQWVDGDYKLAAAATADVPSHVRNDPKARAQFFIESMRDLLAQGKFRGRQVVLSLPAASLHMQHLRLAKMDDAALKKAIPWESRGKFPMEPGAALVRHMIAGEINADTDPKLEVIVMAASKATVSDYLAAAAKSRLDVVGMHVEPRVLVDCFAQVYRRKSDADTVNAFIDIGAAGTRMIVSRGQQIFFARSVPIGGNHFTAAVASALKMNFEDAKLMRMRLANVAPATPELTPAATPAPLESIAPASTGETEGFALLTAGLNAAAARLDDRHLEQPEPASTEITNPITPATAAGRFDPAAEERNEARKVDQACRDLLNKLIEELELCRRYFEGTFPSKPVERLIFVGGEARQRTLCQHIARQMQLAAQLGDPLVRMARSSEIGMETGIDRRQPQPSWAVAIGLSMGAAAAVGVEA from the coding sequence ATGCTGAACTTCGTCAACAACTGGTTCGCGGCCAAGGCCAACCCCATCGGTGTCGACTTCGGCACCGACGCGATTAGGCTCGCGCAGGTGCAGTGGGTCGACGGCGACTACAAGCTCGCCGCCGCCGCCACCGCCGACGTGCCGTCGCACGTGCGCAATGACCCGAAGGCCCGGGCGCAGTTCTTCATCGAATCGATGCGCGACCTGCTGGCCCAGGGCAAGTTCCGCGGGCGGCAGGTCGTGCTGTCGCTGCCGGCGGCGTCGCTGCACATGCAGCACCTGCGCCTGGCGAAGATGGACGACGCGGCGTTGAAGAAGGCCATTCCCTGGGAGTCACGCGGCAAGTTCCCCATGGAACCCGGCGCCGCACTCGTGCGCCACATGATCGCCGGCGAGATCAACGCCGACACCGACCCAAAGCTGGAAGTGATTGTAATGGCCGCCTCAAAGGCGACCGTCAGCGACTACCTCGCCGCCGCCGCGAAGTCGCGTCTGGATGTGGTGGGCATGCACGTGGAACCGCGCGTGTTGGTCGACTGCTTCGCGCAGGTCTACCGGCGCAAGAGCGACGCGGACACGGTCAACGCCTTCATCGACATCGGCGCTGCCGGCACGCGCATGATCGTAAGCCGTGGGCAGCAGATCTTCTTCGCCCGGTCCGTCCCGATCGGGGGTAACCACTTCACCGCCGCAGTCGCCAGCGCGCTGAAGATGAATTTTGAGGACGCGAAACTGATGCGCATGCGGCTGGCGAACGTGGCCCCGGCCACCCCCGAGCTTACGCCCGCAGCGACGCCCGCACCTCTTGAGTCCATTGCTCCGGCCAGCACCGGTGAGACCGAGGGCTTCGCGCTGCTGACCGCGGGCCTGAACGCCGCCGCGGCACGGTTGGACGATCGCCACCTGGAACAACCCGAACCTGCGTCCACCGAGATCACCAATCCCATCACGCCAGCCACCGCCGCTGGCCGGTTTGATCCCGCTGCCGAGGAACGCAACGAGGCGCGCAAGGTCGACCAAGCCTGCCGCGACCTGCTGAACAAGCTAATCGAGGAACTGGAGCTGTGCCGTCGCTACTTCGAGGGCACGTTCCCGTCGAAGCCGGTCGAGCGGTTGATCTTCGTCGGCGGCGAGGCCCGGCAACGCACGCTCTGTCAGCACATCGCCCGACAAATGCAACTGGCCGCCCAGTTGGGCGACCCGCTGGTGCGCATGGCACGATCGAGCGAGATCGGCATGGAGACCGGCATCGACCGCCGCCAGCCTCAACCCAGTTGGGCCGTCGCGATCGGCCTAAGTATGGGCGCCGCTGCGGCGGTCGGAGTGGAAGCGTGA
- the pilO gene encoding type 4a pilus biogenesis protein PilO: MRVGLREMLFFGAMFALLGCAYFLVFTKADTKRTALLAEVAVKQKALNDVQQSTSGIADLGRKIAELQKAIQFFESKLPQEKEIDKILAETTNKAEENALQIRTVKTLKTEKNAGYTEMPIAMTLVGDFNNYYQFLLELEKLPRLTRVSKMKLEKINDQDGQMEAQMQLSIFFEPEGSKTTTKTTTPASTDTTATAAVQ, from the coding sequence ATGCGAGTCGGACTTCGTGAAATGCTCTTCTTCGGCGCCATGTTTGCCCTGCTGGGCTGCGCGTACTTCCTGGTCTTCACTAAGGCCGACACAAAGCGCACGGCGTTACTGGCCGAGGTTGCCGTCAAGCAGAAGGCCCTGAACGACGTGCAGCAGAGCACGTCCGGCATCGCCGACCTGGGCCGCAAGATCGCCGAGTTGCAGAAGGCGATCCAGTTCTTCGAAAGCAAGCTGCCGCAGGAGAAGGAAATCGACAAGATCCTCGCCGAGACCACCAACAAGGCCGAGGAAAACGCCCTGCAGATCCGCACGGTGAAGACGCTGAAGACCGAGAAGAACGCCGGCTACACCGAGATGCCGATCGCGATGACGCTCGTCGGCGACTTCAACAACTACTACCAGTTCCTGCTGGAACTGGAAAAGCTGCCGCGGTTGACGCGCGTCTCCAAGATGAAGCTCGAGAAGATCAACGACCAGGACGGGCAGATGGAAGCGCAGATGCAGTTGAGCATCTTCTTCGAGCCCGAGGGCAGCAAGACGACGACGAAGACGACCACGCCGGCCAGCACGGACACCACCGCTACCGCGGCGGTCCAGTAG
- a CDS encoding menaquinone biosynthesis protein → MATLSPTAARRPIRVASVSYFNSKPLIDGLDRDPFVELSLAVPAKLIDGLRDGSTDVALLPVIDYQSMGGLQIVPAGGIGCDGPTLTVRIFSRVPFEQIESLACDVESHTSVGLARVILAERYGLRPEIVPLDRARSPQTLLLIGDKVVCEEPVGYAHQLDLGEAWKQLTGKPFVFAVWTARAVVDVGDLPERLAQAKVRGLRRVDQLVDQFAVPRGWPVDIAKRYLTEYLKFDIGPQQIDAIRLFHTLAAKHCVVGTPVRPLQVRQS, encoded by the coding sequence ATGGCCACACTATCCCCGACCGCTGCGCGACGGCCGATCAGGGTCGCCAGCGTCAGCTACTTCAATTCCAAGCCGCTGATCGACGGCCTCGACCGCGATCCCTTCGTCGAACTGTCGCTGGCTGTGCCGGCGAAGCTAATCGATGGCCTGCGAGATGGTTCGACCGATGTCGCGCTCTTGCCGGTGATCGACTACCAGTCGATGGGCGGTCTGCAGATCGTTCCTGCCGGCGGCATTGGGTGCGATGGCCCGACACTAACGGTTCGCATCTTCAGTCGGGTGCCGTTCGAGCAGATCGAGTCGCTCGCGTGCGACGTGGAGAGCCATACGTCCGTCGGCCTAGCACGCGTGATTTTGGCCGAGCGATACGGACTTCGGCCGGAGATTGTGCCACTGGACCGCGCGCGATCGCCGCAGACGTTGCTGTTGATCGGCGACAAGGTGGTGTGCGAGGAGCCGGTCGGCTACGCCCATCAACTGGACCTCGGCGAGGCGTGGAAGCAACTGACGGGCAAGCCATTTGTGTTCGCAGTCTGGACGGCACGGGCAGTCGTGGATGTGGGTGACTTGCCCGAGCGGCTAGCGCAGGCGAAGGTGCGAGGTTTGCGGCGCGTTGATCAGCTGGTCGACCAGTTCGCCGTGCCGCGCGGTTGGCCGGTCGACATCGCGAAGCGGTACCTAACCGAATATCTGAAGTTCGACATTGGCCCGCAGCAGATCGACGCGATCCGGCTGTTCCACACGCTGGCTGCGAAGCATTGCGTGGTCGGTACGCCGGTTCGCCCATTGCAGGTGCGGCAAAGCTGA